The genomic window TGCTAAAATATATGCTGGGGCAGGGGAATATAGAAAAGCTCTTTTTTATTATAACGAACTAAAAAAAATTGATAAAAAAAATAGTCAAATATATTATGAAATATCTTTATGTTATTTTTTATTGAGTGAATATACAGAAGCATATGAAGCTATAAAAATAGCCCTTGAACTTGAAGAAAATAATTTGATTTATATCTTTACTTTAGGTGTTATTTTATTTTTAAAAGGTAATTTTGATAAGGCTTTAAAAGTATTTCTTGAGCTTGTTAAAAAAGAAAACCTTCCAAAAGAGTTGCTAGCTGAATCATATAGAATAATAGGAAATATATATCAAAAATTTGATAATTTCAAATTTGCTATAAATTATTATGAAGAATTTATTAAATATAGAAATTTTTCACAAATTGAATATTTAAAAGATGTATTGTATAATATAGCTTTTGCTTATTATAAGGATAATGATTTAAGCAATGGTGAAAGATGTTTTAAAATATTATTTAATATGGATAAAGATTATAAAGATATTAATGACATAATACTTAAACTTGATTCAATCAAAACTGACTCAAATTTTATTCAAGCTTTAAGTAATTGGTCAAACATGATTGAAATTAAATTTCCTATTAAATTAATTGAAAGTAATATCTTAATAAGTAAAAATATCGATCTTTCTGATATAGAAGATGAACTAGGGTTAAGCAAAACAAAAACTGGTTTTACATATAGTTTCGAACAATATAAAGAAGAAAAATATCAAAATTGGATTTTAATAAATCAATCAATTTTGAAAAATCTTGGTTTTGAAGAGATCAAAATATATAGGGATCCACTCGATCCTGATAAAGATAGCGGAGTTGGAATTTATTTTATTGGGAATAAAAAAGTTGGATCCAATGTTGATAAGTATTTAGTAAAGTTTTTTAGAGGTAAAACTTTTTCTGAACAAATAATAGAAAATTGTTTAGATTTGATTGAAAAGTTAAATTTAACTAAAATTGCTATTTTTTACACTGGAACTTTTGATATGAGTTTATTGAATAAATTTGCAGGGAATAAAAATATTATTTTTTTCAATAAAAATGCTATTAAAGATATATTATCTAAATTAAAATAAATTTTGATTAAAACTAAAAATTATTTATATATTATGGAAAGAAATGAGAATAAAAAATCTAGAGCACTTTTTTTTCTTAATGGTTATTATGGTAATTTAAAATTAGATATAAGTAAGATTAAAAATGATGATGTTTTAATTGGTGTTGATGGAGGATTAAATTTTCTTTTTGAGAATGGACTTCAAAATAGAATTGATTATGCTATAGGAGATTTTGATTCTTTTAATAATCCACATAAATATTTTCCGGAAAATAAAATTATTAAATTTGAAAAGGAGAAAGATTATACAGATACTCTTGGTGCTTTTTTTTATATTAAAAATCATTATAATAAAAAGATAAAAGAATACCATTTTTATGGAGTTTCAGGAAAAAGGGAGGATCATTTTTTGTCTCTTATATATTCCTTTTATAGTTTTAATGATTTAATTTTTTTTCATTCTCTATATGAAGATTTTCTTCTTTTAAAGAAGGGAAAATATAGAATCAATATTGGTAAAGGGAGTCTTTTTTCAGTCTTCCCATTAAAAAGAGTTAAAAATTTAAGTTTAATAAATACAAAGTATTCATTTAAAAAAAAATATATTAATTTAACTGGTATGGGTGTATCAAATGAAACAACAGATGATGAAATAGTTATAGAATTTGAAGAAGGTATTTTATTAATTAGTATTTTGAAAAACTATGAAGAAATTAAAGAAATTTTAATTAATAATAACTTTTTAATAGAAAAGGAATAATTTAGTAAAAAATAATATAAAAAATAATTCTTTTTATTAATATAAAATTAATTATATATAAATTATTAAATTGAAAATAAAAATATATAGTATAATTTTATAGGAATGGAGAAGGAAGCCTTAACTCTTAAATTTAGACCGCAATCTTTTGAAGAATTTGTTGGACAAAGTGCTATAACAATTGTTCTAAAAAATTCTATTAAAACTAATAATATTTTTCATGCTTATCTATTTTATGGACCAAGAGGTGTTGGGAAAACTTCTGCTGCGAGAATATTTGCTAAGATGTTAAATTGTAAAGAAGGACCTACTCAAAAACCATGTAATAAATGTGAAAATTGTGCTGAAATAACAAAAGGAAATTCACCTGATGTAGTAGAAATTGATGGAGCTTCTAACCGAGGTATTAATGAGATTAGAGAGTTACAGGAAAGTATACGATATGTACCTATTAAATCAAAGTATAAGATCTACATTATAG from Spirochaetota bacterium includes these protein-coding regions:
- a CDS encoding thiamine diphosphokinase is translated as MERNENKKSRALFFLNGYYGNLKLDISKIKNDDVLIGVDGGLNFLFENGLQNRIDYAIGDFDSFNNPHKYFPENKIIKFEKEKDYTDTLGAFFYIKNHYNKKIKEYHFYGVSGKREDHFLSLIYSFYSFNDLIFFHSLYEDFLLLKKGKYRINIGKGSLFSVFPLKRVKNLSLINTKYSFKKKYINLTGMGVSNETTDDEIVIEFEEGILLISILKNYEEIKEILINNNFLIEKE